From Melanotaenia boesemani isolate fMelBoe1 chromosome 12, fMelBoe1.pri, whole genome shotgun sequence, a single genomic window includes:
- the rgcc gene encoding regulator of cell cycle RGCC codes for MKSPKLKAQASFINEEDLSDVLCEFDAVIEDFTSPVEKRHFRYDEHLKTMKRRSSASVSDSGISDSESAESLNRNSFSFSDERLNSPTTLSPATTSPPLMSPKPKLGDTKELEDFIADLDKTLENM; via the exons ATGAAGTCTCCCAAGCTGAAAGCACAAG CGAGTTTCATCAACGAGGAGGACCTGAGCGATGTGCTGTGCGAGTTCGATGCGGTGATCGAAGACTTCACGTCGCCGGTGGAGAAGCGACACTTCAGGTACGACGAACACCTGAAGACcatgaagaggaggagcagcgcCAGCGTCAGCGACAGTGGCATCAGCGACTCTGAGA GTGCAGAATCGCTCAACAGAAACAGCTTCAGTTTCAGCGATGAGAGGCTGAACTCCCCGACCACGCTGTCCCCTGCCACCACCTCGCCTCCTCTTATGTCACCCAAAC CAAAACTGGGTGATACCAAAGAACTGGAGGACTTCATCGCCGACCTCGACAAGACATTAGAGA ACATGTGA